GTAAAACTTTCCCCATTCGTCATTGGCTGCGAACTTTGTGGCTCTCTTAGGTGCCTCCATAAGAATTGGAGCAGAGATACCTCTATAAAGACGTGAGAATCCTTCATTCTTGACGATCTTGGTGACGCAGTCAACAATTCCAGTGTACTCAGCGTTTGCTCCACTTCCCACTTGCAATTGAATACGAGTCTTCACCACATCTAAAGGGTACATCACTAGAATCTCACTGACTCCAGCAATGGCCCCAGATAGAAATTGGTACACAAAGGGCAATGGTTTGGGGTCTGACATAATATTATTTTGAAGGCCAGAAAGAATAGAGAATCAAGTATCAGGTATTGGAAAAAACGAAGTTGACATTTCTTCCACCCCGCCCCTCCAACTGGACATAGGCAGAAATTTCCCTAAACGGACAACATAGATACAACAACAATAGTGTCGTGCGAGATTTATTACCAGTCGTTCACCCCCGTCTTGGTAGGGGGTGAGAACGGTGCAAGATAACGAGATAAAAAAGTTATGGGTCTGACCGGGAATCGAACCCGGGACCTCTTCCTCCCTAAGAAAGAATCATACCTCTAGACCATCAGACCGATATTTCAGACGGTTTTTAAAGAAATTAAATAGAATCTAATTAGGTTGGGAGTTATTTTCCctttcattcttgaattgAGTGACTTCTTCGTGCAGCAAGATCTTCAGATCTTCTAGACTTGTGTTCTCCTTTTCCCATCGAAAGTCAAAAATAGATTTACACTTTGGTTCTTGACTTTTATTTCTGACGGCACTTAAGAACTCGTGAGATAGTGCTGCTTCCACATCAAGTCTACGCTTAGCTTCCCAGCAAACGAGTGAGGAGAGAAGATCTAGTGCTGAACCACTTGCGTATGGATAAACATGAGCCCACTTCAGTGGCCTGTATTGTGGCTTGGGAGGTTGAAAATAATCCCATGCCAGATGTGATCCGTATGCCATGATCACCTCTTTGGAAGGACTTCCTAAAACCTTGACAATCTCCGCAATTTGGCTCATCTGCGAGTCTCCAATGAAAAGAGGTTTTCTACCATACAATTCGCCAAAAATACACCCTACAGCCCACATATCTACAGCTTTCCCGTACtcttttctggagaatATTAATTCCGGCGCACGGTACCACCTAGTAGCCACATAGTTGGTGATAGCGTTATCCCTGGGCCTCGATGATCCTTGCATGAATTGATGATTTATACCTCTCGCAAGACCGAAATCGCatattttcaagttcccTAATACAGTTACCAGGATGTTTCCAGGTTTTAAGTCTCTATGAATTACATCAGCGGAGTGGATGTACTTGACTCCGCAGAGAATCTGATagagaaaactttgaatgTGAAACTCGCTGAACTGCACATTAGAATGAATTACACGAGCCAGATCATAATCCACCAACTCTTGGAAGCAGTACAGGCCGTCATAGGGCTTGATGTATACAATGTCAAGATTTACCAGATTGATTATATTTCGGTGACCTCTAaaaaacttcatcaattttaACTCTCGGATGGCTCTGCGAAGCAGAACTTCTCTAGTGAAGATATTGCTGACTTTCTTGACTGCTAATGGAACCGGGTTCTCGGACTTCAAATCTAGCACTGAACATACAACGCCATAAGAACCTTTACCCAAAACTTGCTGGACTTGATACCTTGAGTTGAGGTAAAAGTTTGCTTTAGAGTAAACTGAATATTCTTTCTTAACAGCGACCTCAATATCGGCTTTCTTGTTACCAATCGGCTTTTGAGAAGATATCATATGAACAGAGAAGAGGTCAAGATGAACATGAATGTATTAAAGTTGTTGGGTTTTGTGTCTGGATGTTATGGCATATATGTACAAATACAACATGCGTTTGTTGTAAGGTGCACAGTAAAACAATAAGCTCAAACATGCATTACTGACACTACTTATAAATATTTATTACTCCAGCCCTGTCTACCAGTATGAGCATCTTGAGAGGCTTTTGAATGACAGCGATTCCAGTGATGATGTCTGAGTGTAGATCAAAGGTAGAGGAATTAGCACTGGCCATATTACGTTTTGGCCCTCCAATATTTTGGGGATCTTTTTCCACTATTTTTTCGTTTATAGCCATAAGATGAGGTCTGACCTGTacagatgaaaaactggaagTGAAATCATCTAACTTGGAAATGAGAGCGGAAGAATTCGCTTTGTTACCAGTGTCCCAGAGAATGACTCTTTTATCAAAAGTTGCCGTCAAAAATTGGTTTGAGCCTAGCATTGTCAAACTGGTTATTGAGCGGTCCTCAACTTCTGTAGCCAGCACAGAAGTTCGGGTTCGTTCCTCACCATTATCAACTTCCAATACCTCATAGTTGTCAATGGCAGTGTTTAAATTCACAGTTTCAGTAAAATAGAGTTCTGAACATTGTCCTttggaaacatcaaaaacaatAGTAACTGAATCATTAGTTCCTCCGTTTATCAAAGCAAATCGCTCTGATTTTCTATTACAAGTAAACCCAGCCGGAGGAACAGTGATGTGCTTTATGGGATAGCTGGTTGATTTAAGCTTCCATGATTTGaccaaaagttcaaatctcAGATCATAGAAGTCCAAAATACCTTTGGATGTACCAATCAGTAGCCAACTCTGCGAGGAGTCTAAGTCAAAAGATGTAATGAATCCGTGTGAGACTGgattttgaatctcttcAGCAATTTGCATATCTCTCAAATCAAAGAGTATGAGTTTGCAAGACAAAGTAGTAACTGCTAAGTTTGGACCAATAAATTTCATGTCACTTATATGCTCCCCCTCGAGGCTATGTTCTCGCAATAAACTTATCGATTCATGTCTATGAGGGCTACCATTTGATCTCACTGAGCTCGATGTGCTATTAATTTCAACcctgaaaattttgatttctcCATCTGCAGTGACAGCACAGAAACTATTTCGGTTTTCTATGAACTTTATATCCTTCACCGAGGAACTCATGGAGACAGTGACGTGGGAAGTTGCATACCCATTTCTTTCTAACTGAAGAACATCCCATAATCTAATTATACCTTTGCTATCACCTGTAAGAAAATACTGTTGATCCGGTGAAAGCGCCAACGAAGTAATGCTTCCCGTATGTTCTGTGAGATGGCTAACAAGCACTCCTTCAAACTTCCAATGGCCTTCCTCTACAGTTGCCGACGGTATACTGGGCCCAAATTCTTCGGAATCATCCAGAACGTGCCTGAACTTAATACATTCCAAAAATTTTAGAATGTAAGGATTTGCACCGCTATAAGTATGATTAGTGTTAACTCCACCTACCGTCTTTCGTTTCGTCAAGCTTTCTGGAGAATACTCTGAATTAACTAGAATTCGATAGTTTGCCATCATTGAGGATCCAGTTACAAACCCTTCAGTTTCATACATGGAtcccttttcaaaaaatacaaTACGTGGATAAATTCCCATCTGCTGCATGGTGACTTCGTTGTTTTCCTGAGTCGGGATATTGGATCTTGATCTTGCCACACGGAAAATGTAATCTCGTAGGGTGGCAATCTTCCATAAAtccttttcatcaaacCCCGATGCCTTCAGCTTCCCCAACCAGCCGATATCTTCTGGAGAAGTTGGTATCTGATTGTTAGAGACTACTCCCGATTCCCCAATCTTTGAGTTTCTGTTTAGTAAGAATGTGCTATTCCGACTCCCAAAAGGGTCAGGTTTGGCCAACTTCACTTGCTGCCAAAAGAGAGTCTTTTCAGCTTTTAGAGCCCAAGTAATGGAGAGAGTGTATATTGACCTTGGAATAGGTTTAATGATGCAGGGATACAACGTGGCCCAGTCAAAGTTGGTGACCTCATACTCAAAAAACGGACGAACAAGGGGATAAAGCAGGCAGTAGAAATCAGTCAAGGACAAATCCTTGACTACACTAATCAGCAATCTCAAAGTACCTAAGCGaatccaagaatttggatGTAataaaagttttgaagagaCTTTTATTAGGTCAAACTTATATCTTTTTTTGATTAGTCCCAAGTTATTCAGCTCTGCAAATGAACGGAGAACATTAACAACCACAATTTCACTGTTATCGGTTAGGGTCTGAACAAGTAGTGGAAGAATGTAGTTTTCCAGACTAGTTATTCCAACAAATATTGAAAGCCCTAGGATACTCTCTATGAAAGCCACCCTCAGGTTTTCATCAGGGTCGTTGAGGTAGGTAATCATATGGCTAAGTATGATGTCGTTTGTTTTATCTTTACCAAAAACAGAGGCCAAAGGCAATATATTCTTAAGCAAAGAGATCTTGGCTGATGAATCGGGATCGATCAGCAACTGGATTGTGAGGTTCTCAAAATTCTTTAAGAGctcaaacttttcaacatgACTCCCCAATAGGATGGCCATTTCATAAAACTTGAGGGCAGTCTTTGCTAAATGGGGTAAAATTGTAGCAAAAATCATTCTCATGTATGAGCCTTTAGTAGTGGAGAGAAAAGAAGCTAGTTTGGGAAGAATGTACTCGGGGAAGATCAACACATTAACCGGTGTCAAATAGTCCACCAACAACAGTAATTGTGTCATGTACTTCAATGCGGCCGCTTGTACATCAATGGAAGGATCATTTAGTAAGTGAACCAAATACGGTAAGCAACGATCTAGTTTCTGTTCATCAGACAACATCTCagatatcatcaaaatcaaatcacATGACTTGATTCTATAAGAAGAGTGTGTTGTGTTTCTCATTGAATGAAGCAGGATATTTAGTATGATTAAAGCAGAATCATAAggagtttttgaagactgTGGGATATGTGGTTCAACTCCTGGAAGCCGAAGCGTCATTGGAATCACATTCTGAGAGGGCTCTTCTGTGAAAGAATGTACTATGTTTAGGTCAAGGTTGACATCCAGTTTGTCACATATCATACCCATATCGTTGTAGATGCGTTCGATTCGACGGTCACATTCGTCAAATCGCCAGTTTCCCACAGAGTGATCGGATGGAGTACTCAATTCTAGCATGTAATCATATAGGAAGGAATAGAAGTACTCAGGGAAGACTTTTCCCCTATGTTTTCTCAAACAATCGTGTGCACtaattctctttcttggaTCCAAATCTAtcatttcttgaatcatGTTGCGTAAGTCATTATCGACAATCCCACTCAAGCTTGGAGTATATTCACCTTTTTTGTACTTGAACAACTGAGGCAATGTAAACAGGACCGAACCTTCCAGAAAAAGTTCGGCAACAGTACACCCCAGGCTGAATATATCCATCGAACTTGTTAATTtgtcaacttcttgataCTGTGTTGGAGTCCCTTCACCCAAAAACCTCTCGGGAGCCACATAGCAAACGTTCCTTCTACTTGTATCAAAGTAAAAAGAGAATTGACTCGGATTATTTCCAGGGAGATAAATGGGTTTGAACGGAGCAAAATCTGTCAAAAACACCATGTCCCAAGAAGTAAGTAACACATTCTCACTTTTGATATCTCCGTGATATTGCCCCCTTTCATGACATTCCATTACTGCATGTATTAATTGGAAAGCTAtccatttcttttcaatggGTTCCAAGTATGGCTGAATGCTAACTCTTTCATATAAAGTTCTCTGCTGAAATGGTCGAATGAG
This is a stretch of genomic DNA from Komagataella phaffii GS115 chromosome 3, complete sequence. It encodes these proteins:
- a CDS encoding Myristoylated serine/threonine protein kinase involved in vacuolar protein sorting, translating into MGAELSLLAPTAQPIALSAYVDFLSNIQYNKPLGTSRFLKTVKGLNDQGSIVVKVLVKPNSGLDLSEWVEKLEFLRLKLLDVPNVIPYNLVIDSVRAGYLIRPFQQRTLYERVSIQPYLEPIEKKWIAFQLIHAVMECHERGQYHGDIKSENVLLTSWDMVFLTDFAPFKPIYLPGNNPSQFSFYFDTSRRNVCYVAPERFLGEGTPTQYQEVDKLTSSMDIFSLGCTVAELFLEGSVLFTLPQLFKYKKGEYTPSLSGIVDNDLRNMIQEMIDLDPRKRISAHDCLRKHRGKVFPEYFYSFLYDYMLELSTPSDHSVGNWRFDECDRRIERIYNDMGMICDKLDVNLDLNIVHSFTEEPSQNVIPMTLRLPGVEPHIPQSSKTPYDSALIILNILLHSMRNTTHSSYRIKSCDLILMISEMLSDEQKLDRCLPYLVHLLNDPSIDVQAAALKYMTQLLLLVDYLTPVNVLIFPEYILPKLASFLSTTKGSYMRMIFATILPHLAKTALKFYEMAILLGSHVEKFELLKNFENLTIQLLIDPDSSAKISLLKNILPLASVFGKDKTNDIILSHMITYLNDPDENLRVAFIESILGLSIFVGITSLENYILPLLVQTLTDNSEIVVVNVLRSFAELNNLGLIKKRYKFDLIKVSSKLLLHPNSWIRLGTLRLLISVVKDLSLTDFYCLLYPLVRPFFEYEVTNFDWATLYPCIIKPIPRSIYTLSITWALKAEKTLFWQQVKLAKPDPFGSRNSTFLLNRNSKIGESGVVSNNQIPTSPEDIGWLGKLKASGFDEKDLWKIATLRDYIFRVARSRSNIPTQENNEVTMQQMGIYPRIVFFEKGSMYETEGFVTGSSMMANYRILVNSEYSPESLTKRKTVGGVNTNHTYSGANPYILKFLECIKFRHVLDDSEEFGPSIPSATVEEGHWKFEGVLVSHLTEHTGSITSLALSPDQQYFLTGDSKGIIRLWDVLQLERNGYATSHVTVSMSSSVKDIKFIENRNSFCAVTADGEIKIFRVEINSTSSSVRSNGSPHRHESISLLREHSLEGEHISDMKFIGPNLAVTTLSCKLILFDLRDMQIAEEIQNPVSHGFITSFDLDSSQSWLLIGTSKGILDFYDLRFELLVKSWKLKSTSYPIKHITVPPAGFTCNRKSERFALINGGTNDSVTIVFDVSKGQCSELYFTETVNLNTAIDNYEVLEVDNGEERTRTSVLATEVEDRSITSLTMLGSNQFLTATFDKRVILWDTGNKANSSALISKLDDFTSSFSSVQVRPHLMAINEKIVEKDPQNIGGPKRNMASANSSTFDLHSDIITGIAVIQKPLKMLILVDRAGVINIYK
- a CDS encoding Middle sporulation-specific mitogen-activated protein kinase (MAPK) required for production of the o, with the translated sequence MISSQKPIGNKKADIEVAVKKEYSVYSKANFYLNSRYQVQQVLGKGSYGVVCSVLDLKSENPVPLAVKKVSNIFTREVLLRRAIRELKLMKFFRGHRNIINLVNLDIVYIKPYDGLYCFQELVDYDLARVIHSNVQFSEFHIQSFLYQILCGVKYIHSADVIHRDLKPGNILVTVLGNLKICDFGLARGINHQFMQGSSRPRDNAITNYVATRWYRAPELIFSRKEYGKAVDMWAVGCIFGELYGRKPLFIGDSQMSQIAEIVKVLGSPSKEVIMAYGSHLAWDYFQPPKPQYRPLKWAHVYPYASGSALDLLSSLVCWEAKRRLDVEAALSHEFLSAVRNKSQEPKCKSIFDFRWEKENTSLEDLKILLHEEVTQFKNERENNSQPN